A portion of the Anabas testudineus chromosome 22, fAnaTes1.2, whole genome shotgun sequence genome contains these proteins:
- the fbxw2 gene encoding F-box/WD repeat-containing protein 2, with protein sequence MEKGAFEGWLETVSATFLTLNDQQRNQSLDHLISLSGAVQLRHLSNGLEALLKRDFLRLLPLELAFYLMRWLDPQTLLTCCLVCKQWNKVINSCTEVWQGVCRELGWRIDESIQDASHWKGVYLKAKLRMMQLKDQEAFETSSLIGHSARVYALYYKDGLLCTGSDDLSAKLWDVRTGQCIYGIQTHTCATVKFDEQKLVTGSFDNTIACWEWSTGAKIQQFRGHTGAVFSVDYNDELDVLVSGSADFSVKVWALSAGACLNTLTGHTEWVTKVILQKSEVESMVHSPGDYILLSADKYEIKVWPLGREINCKCLKTLSVSEDRSISLQPRLQFDGRYIVCSSDLGVYQWDFASFEILRVIKMQDPANLSLLSFGKVFALLFDNHFLYVMDLRTEAISGRWPLPAYRKSKRGSSFLAGVTSWLNGLDGGNDSGLVFATSMPDHSIHLVLWKENG encoded by the exons GGCCTTTGAGGGGTGGCTGGAGACAGTCTCCGCCACTTTCCTTACTCTAAATGACCAGCAGCGCAACCAGTCTCTGGACCACCTCATATCTTTAAGTGGTGCTGTCCAACTCCGTCATCTGTCTAATGGTCTGGAGGCCCTACTCAAGCGAGACTTCCTGCGCCTCCTTCCTCTGGAGCTGGCCTTCTACCTGATGCGCTGGCTGGATCCTCAGACCCTGCTCACTTGCTGCCTGGTCTGTAAGCAGTGGAATAAG GTGATAAACTCGTGCACGGAGGTGTGGCAGGGAGTGTGTCGGGAGCTGGGCTGGAGGATTGACGAGTCCATTCAGGATGCCTCACACTGGAAAGGGGTCTACCTAAAGGCTAAACTACGTATGATGCAGCTGAAGGATCAGGAGGCCTTCGAGACCTCATCTCTCATTGGCCACAGTGCTCGAGTGTATGCGCTTTACTATAAGGATGGCCTCCTCTGCACAG GATCTGATGACCTCTCTGCCAAATTGTGGGATGTGCGCACTGGGCAGTGCATTTATGGAATCCAGACACACACCTGCGCCACAGTAAAATTTGATGAGCAGAAGCTAGTGACCGGCTCCTTTGATAACACTATTGCTTGCTGGGAGTGGAGCACAGGTGCTAAAATCCAACAGTTCCGTGGGCACACAGGAGCAG TCTTCAGCGTGGACTATAACGATGAGCTGGATGTGTTGGTCAGTGGCTCTGCAGACTTCAGCGTGAAGGTCTGGGCTTTGTCTGCCGGTGCTTGTCTGAACACTCTTACCGGACACACTGAATGGGTCACCAAG GTGATACTACAGAAAAGTGAAGTAGAATCCATGGTGCACAGTCCTGGGGATTACATCCTGTTAAGTGCTGATAAATATGAAATTAAG GTCTGGCCTTTAGGGAGAGAAATCAACTGCAAGTGTTTAAAGACGCTGTCGGTGTCAGAGGACCGCAGCATCAGCCTTCAGCCACGCCTGCAGTTTGACGGACGCTACATCGTCTGCAGCTCTGACCTCGGAGTTTATCAGTGGGACTTTGCCAGTTTCGAGATTCTCAG GGTGATAAAAATGCAGGACCCAGCCAACCTGTCTCTGCTCAGCTTCGGCAAGGTGTTCGCGCTGCTTTTCGACAACCACTTCCTGTATGTGATGGACTTAAGGACAGAGGCTATATCGGGCCGCTGGCCTTTACCTGCCTACAGGAAATCCAAACGAGGATCCAGCTTCCTGGCTGGTGTGACCTCCTGGCTCAACGGCCTGGATGGGGGCAATGACTCTGGACTGGTGTTTGCCACCAGCATGCCCGACCATAGCATTCACCTTGTACTGTGGAAGGAGAACGGATAG